A window of the Pontibacillus yanchengensis genome harbors these coding sequences:
- the prli42 gene encoding stressosome-associated protein Prli42: MASKTAKKNQPQNSDAPRKPSKREKRQKFIIYLMIISMLLTSLLAGASMFL, encoded by the coding sequence GTGGCATCAAAAACAGCTAAAAAAAACCAACCACAAAATAGCGACGCTCCACGAAAACCATCCAAGCGTGAAAAGCGACAGAAGTTCATCATCTATTTGATGATTATTTCTATGTTGCTTACATCATTGCTTGCTGGAGCATCTATGTTTTTATAA
- a CDS encoding acyl-CoA mutase large subunit family protein has translation MSSSFHSQQEQWEKEADKVTERFPERKNTFETSSHIEIDRLYTPDRVDEEYVGKLGFPGQYPYTRGIQPTMFRSRYWTMRQYAGFGSAKETNERFRYLLDQGQTGLSVAFDLPTQIGYDSDDPMSEGEVGKVGVAIDSLADMETLFDQIPLDKVSTSMTINAPASVLLCMYIAVGEKQGVTKEKLTGTIQNDILKEYIARGTYIFPPKPSMRIITDIFGYCHENLPRFNTISISGYHIREAGSTAVQEIAFTIANGMAYVDSAIDSGLDVDQFAPRLAFFFNAHNQFFEEAAKFRAARRIWAKIMKEHYKAENPKSWKLRFHTQTGGSTLTAQQPDNNIVRVALQALSAVMGGTQSLHTNSRDEALALPTEESARIALRTQQIIANESGVADTVDPLGGSYYVEHLTDKIEEEVNSYLEQIRDIGGAVQAVEEGFMQREIHHAAYEAQKNMEKGEDIIVGLNQYQIDEEVHAELLRVDEALEKQQVEKTQSIREKRDQQAVEQALSQIEQAAKHSDINLMPLILDAVKAYATVGEICNVLRKEYGEYTGM, from the coding sequence ATGAGTTCATCTTTTCACAGCCAACAAGAACAGTGGGAAAAAGAAGCAGATAAAGTAACGGAGCGCTTTCCTGAGCGTAAAAACACATTTGAAACTAGCTCTCATATTGAAATAGATCGTTTATATACACCAGATCGAGTAGATGAAGAATATGTCGGAAAATTAGGATTTCCCGGTCAATATCCTTACACTCGTGGTATCCAGCCGACCATGTTTCGAAGCAGGTATTGGACAATGCGACAATACGCAGGTTTTGGATCAGCTAAAGAGACAAATGAAAGGTTTCGTTACCTTTTAGATCAGGGCCAAACAGGTCTTTCGGTTGCGTTTGATTTGCCTACGCAAATAGGGTATGACTCTGATGATCCCATGTCTGAAGGAGAAGTGGGAAAAGTTGGTGTAGCAATCGATTCGTTAGCTGATATGGAAACATTGTTTGATCAAATCCCATTAGATAAAGTGAGCACCTCCATGACGATTAACGCACCTGCATCTGTATTATTATGTATGTATATTGCAGTCGGGGAAAAGCAAGGTGTAACGAAAGAAAAACTAACAGGCACGATTCAAAATGATATATTGAAAGAATATATTGCTCGAGGTACGTATATTTTTCCTCCTAAACCTTCCATGCGGATTATTACCGATATATTTGGTTACTGTCATGAGAATTTACCTCGTTTTAATACAATCAGTATATCAGGCTATCATATTCGAGAAGCCGGTTCCACTGCTGTACAAGAAATAGCCTTCACGATAGCCAATGGCATGGCTTATGTAGATTCAGCTATTGATTCAGGTCTTGATGTAGATCAGTTTGCACCGAGATTAGCATTCTTCTTTAATGCTCATAATCAATTTTTTGAAGAGGCAGCGAAATTTAGAGCAGCTCGAAGAATCTGGGCTAAAATTATGAAGGAACATTATAAAGCAGAAAATCCAAAGAGTTGGAAGCTCCGTTTCCATACACAAACAGGAGGTTCAACTTTAACAGCCCAACAACCAGATAACAACATTGTACGAGTAGCGCTGCAGGCGTTATCAGCTGTGATGGGTGGAACGCAAAGTCTTCATACAAACTCTCGTGATGAAGCATTGGCATTACCGACTGAAGAGTCTGCTCGTATTGCCCTACGAACTCAACAAATTATTGCGAACGAGAGCGGTGTAGCAGATACAGTGGACCCACTAGGTGGCTCATACTATGTGGAGCACCTAACGGATAAAATTGAGGAAGAAGTGAATTCATATCTCGAGCAAATAAGAGATATTGGTGGAGCGGTTCAAGCAGTGGAAGAAGGATTCATGCAACGCGAAATCCATCATGCAGCTTATGAAGCTCAAAAAAATATGGAAAAAGGCGAAGATATTATTGTTGGACTAAACCAGTATCAAATCGATGAAGAGGTTCATGCGGAACTTTTACGAGTGGATGAGGCATTGGAAAAACAGCAAGTAGAAAAGACTCAATCTATAAGAGAGAAACGTGATCAGCAAGCTGTTGAACAAGCGCTCAGTCAAATCGAACAGGCAGCTAAACATTCAGATATAAATTTAATGCCTCTTATATTAGATGCTGTTAAAGCGTACGCAACTGTAGGGGAAATTTGTAATGTGTTACGTAAGGAATATGGCGAATATACAGGAATGTAA
- the mce gene encoding methylmalonyl-CoA epimerase translates to MADRTIRVLIAKPGLDGHDRGALVIAQALRDHGMEVIYTGLRQSPDQIVQAAIQEDVDVIGLSSLSGAHRSLFPKIVEVLAKNDAEDIPVIGGGVIPYEDIPYLEEKGVNKIFTPGTPTEEIAKYIQRLIHPQAQTSLNPPEKIAHIGIAVSNIEHALPFYTNTLGLRLTGVEEVQSEGVKVAFLKLGETQLELLEPIHEDSSIAKFINKRGEGFHHMALEVQDIKERLQQYKDQGISLLNEEPKQGAHNSQVAFLHPKAANGVLMELCQHEKEGE, encoded by the coding sequence ATGGCGGATCGTACAATTCGAGTACTCATTGCAAAGCCAGGACTAGATGGACATGATCGGGGCGCTCTTGTCATTGCTCAAGCACTCCGAGATCATGGGATGGAAGTTATTTATACAGGGTTACGACAATCTCCGGACCAAATTGTTCAGGCAGCTATACAGGAAGATGTGGATGTCATTGGACTTTCTTCTTTATCAGGTGCACACCGCTCTTTATTTCCTAAAATAGTGGAGGTTCTTGCCAAGAATGATGCAGAAGACATCCCTGTCATTGGCGGGGGTGTTATCCCTTATGAGGATATCCCGTACTTAGAAGAAAAGGGAGTCAATAAAATATTCACACCAGGTACTCCTACAGAAGAGATTGCAAAATACATTCAACGCTTGATACACCCTCAAGCACAAACAAGTTTGAATCCACCAGAAAAAATAGCTCATATCGGTATTGCTGTGTCTAACATTGAGCATGCTTTGCCATTCTATACCAATACGTTAGGGTTAAGGCTTACAGGAGTCGAAGAAGTACAATCAGAAGGGGTCAAAGTGGCATTCTTGAAGCTAGGAGAAACACAATTAGAGTTACTAGAGCCAATCCATGAAGATTCTTCTATAGCTAAGTTTATTAACAAGCGAGGAGAAGGCTTTCACCACATGGCTTTAGAAGTACAAGATATCAAAGAACGATTGCAGCAATATAAAGATCAAGGAATTTCTCTTTTAAATGAAGAACCAAAGCAGGGCGCACATAACTCACAGGTGGCATTTTTGCATCCCAAAGCAGCGAACGGAGTGTTAATGGAATTATGTCAACATGAAAAGGAGGGAGAATAG
- a CDS encoding acyl-CoA carboxylase subunit beta — translation MDIFDKINELYDKRRKVEMGGGDERIEKQREKGKMTARERIDYLLDEGTFVELNPFVEHRGTAFGMEGKEAPGEGVVTGFGKIEGQDIYLFAQDFTVFGGALGEMHAKKIAAAMDLAYKNGTPFIGLNDSGGARIQEGVSSLDGYGQVFYRNSIYSGVIPQISVIMGPCAGGAVYSPAITDFVIMVEETSQMFITGPKVIETVTGEKISSEDLGGAHVHNLKSGNAHLKAPSEEEALDKVRDLVRYLPPNNEAKPKQIEIGEEDHYRPDLTDLIPFDPIRPYDVRTIIDQVVDDESFFEIHPDFAKNIVVGFGRLKGKTIGLVCNQPKYMAGGLDIDSSDKASRFIRFCDAFNIPLVTFEDVTGFFPGIKQEHGGIIRHGAKILYAYSEATVPKITVITRKAYGGAYVALNSKSIGADLVYAWPNAEIAVMGPDGAANIIYAKEIRESENPEATRQEKINEYRERFANPYVAAGLGMVDDVIDPRETRISLIQALDMLKNKTEERPKKKHGNIPL, via the coding sequence ATGGATATTTTTGATAAGATAAATGAATTATATGATAAACGTCGCAAAGTAGAAATGGGTGGAGGCGACGAGAGAATAGAGAAGCAGCGAGAAAAAGGAAAAATGACCGCAAGAGAAAGGATTGACTATTTACTTGATGAAGGAACATTCGTTGAACTGAACCCATTTGTGGAGCATAGGGGAACTGCATTTGGAATGGAAGGCAAAGAAGCTCCTGGAGAAGGAGTCGTAACTGGGTTTGGTAAAATAGAAGGTCAAGATATATACCTTTTTGCACAAGATTTTACCGTTTTTGGTGGAGCACTTGGGGAAATGCATGCCAAAAAAATTGCTGCAGCCATGGATCTTGCCTACAAAAATGGCACTCCTTTTATCGGACTAAATGATTCGGGTGGGGCTCGTATTCAAGAAGGAGTATCTTCTTTAGATGGCTATGGTCAAGTGTTTTATCGAAACTCCATCTACTCGGGTGTTATACCCCAAATCTCCGTTATTATGGGGCCATGTGCAGGTGGAGCTGTATATTCACCGGCAATTACAGATTTTGTGATTATGGTAGAAGAAACCTCTCAAATGTTTATTACCGGACCTAAAGTAATTGAAACAGTAACAGGAGAAAAAATCAGTTCAGAAGATCTAGGTGGAGCTCATGTACATAACCTTAAGAGTGGAAACGCTCATTTGAAAGCCCCTTCTGAGGAGGAGGCGCTTGATAAAGTACGTGACTTAGTTCGATATCTTCCTCCAAATAATGAAGCAAAACCTAAGCAGATTGAGATAGGGGAAGAGGATCATTACCGCCCTGATCTTACAGATTTAATTCCTTTTGATCCTATTCGCCCTTATGATGTAAGAACCATTATTGATCAAGTTGTGGATGATGAGTCTTTCTTTGAAATTCATCCAGACTTTGCGAAAAATATCGTAGTTGGTTTTGGCCGATTAAAAGGGAAAACCATTGGCTTAGTTTGTAATCAGCCTAAATATATGGCTGGTGGGTTGGATATTGATTCCTCTGATAAAGCGTCTCGTTTTATACGTTTCTGTGATGCCTTCAATATACCCCTTGTTACATTCGAAGATGTGACTGGATTTTTCCCGGGCATTAAGCAGGAACATGGAGGGATCATCCGTCATGGAGCGAAAATTCTTTATGCTTATTCAGAGGCAACGGTTCCTAAAATAACGGTCATTACCCGTAAAGCATACGGAGGAGCTTATGTTGCGTTAAATAGTAAGTCCATTGGTGCGGACCTTGTCTATGCTTGGCCAAATGCTGAAATTGCTGTTATGGGGCCAGATGGAGCTGCGAACATTATTTATGCTAAAGAAATTCGGGAAAGTGAGAACCCAGAAGCAACCCGTCAAGAAAAAATTAATGAATACCGGGAGCGATTTGCCAATCCATACGTGGCAGCTGGATTAGGTATGGTGGACGATGTAATTGATCCACGAGAAACTAGAATATCCCTCATCCAAGCATTAGATATGTTAAAAAATAAAACAGAAGAACGTCCTAAGAAGAAACACGGAAATATTCCGCTATAA
- a CDS encoding M20/M25/M40 family metallo-hydrolase, protein MPKINRERLIEEFLELVQIDSETGDEAKIAEVLKDKFRNLGLDVTEDDSKEETGHGAGNLICNLKGHRAEIDTIYFTSHMDTVVPGNGVNPSIEDGYVVTDGTTILGADDKAGLAAILESIRTLQENHIEHGDIQFIITVGEESGLRGAKALKPEYIKAKYGYAIDSDGKVGNIVVAAPTQAKLNVVVKGKTAHAGVAPEKGISAITIAARAVAKMPLGRIDDETTANIGRFEGGQKTNIVCDHVEVLAEARSLIPEKMHEQVEKMKQALEETAEEMGGSVEIDVDIMYPGFKHEEGDQVVEVARRAAQKIGRTSELLQSGGGSDANIIAGFNIPTVNLAVGYEEIHTTNERISLDELEKTAELVTAIIEEAAAE, encoded by the coding sequence ATGCCAAAGATTAACCGAGAACGACTAATAGAAGAATTCCTAGAACTTGTCCAGATTGATTCAGAGACAGGGGACGAAGCAAAAATTGCTGAGGTTTTAAAAGATAAATTTAGAAACCTAGGTCTGGATGTCACAGAAGATGATTCCAAAGAGGAAACTGGTCATGGCGCTGGAAACTTAATCTGTAATTTAAAAGGGCATCGTGCTGAAATAGATACGATATATTTTACTTCACACATGGACACGGTTGTCCCGGGTAATGGTGTGAATCCGTCCATTGAAGATGGATATGTTGTAACCGACGGCACAACAATTCTAGGAGCTGATGACAAAGCAGGTTTGGCGGCTATACTAGAATCGATTCGCACTTTACAAGAAAATCATATTGAACATGGAGATATCCAATTTATTATTACAGTAGGAGAAGAATCAGGTTTAAGAGGTGCTAAAGCATTAAAGCCTGAGTATATAAAAGCTAAATACGGATATGCAATTGATAGTGATGGAAAAGTAGGAAATATCGTTGTAGCTGCTCCTACACAAGCCAAATTAAACGTAGTTGTGAAAGGTAAGACAGCACATGCTGGTGTGGCACCTGAAAAAGGAATATCTGCCATTACTATTGCTGCAAGAGCTGTTGCAAAAATGCCTTTAGGACGTATTGATGACGAGACTACAGCAAATATTGGTCGTTTTGAAGGTGGCCAAAAAACAAATATCGTATGCGATCATGTGGAAGTTTTAGCAGAGGCTCGATCCCTTATACCTGAAAAGATGCATGAGCAGGTTGAAAAGATGAAACAAGCACTCGAGGAAACTGCTGAAGAAATGGGTGGAAGTGTAGAAATCGATGTTGATATTATGTACCCAGGATTTAAGCATGAAGAGGGCGATCAAGTTGTAGAAGTAGCCAGAAGAGCTGCACAAAAAATTGGACGAACAAGTGAACTACTTCAAAGCGGTGGAGGTAGTGACGCAAACATTATTGCCGGATTTAATATCCCAACTGTAAACCTAGCAGTAGGGTATGAAGAAATCCACACAACAAATGAACGTATTTCGCTTGATGAATTAGAGAAAACGGCAGAGTTGGTTACGGCAATCATTGAAGAAGCTGCAGCTGAATAA
- a CDS encoding DNA polymerase IV yields the protein MSKWYPKNGRVIFHVDMNSFYASVESARNPDLKGKPLAIAGNPEERKGIVVTSSYEARAKGVKTTMPLWEAKRLCPELTVMRPNFERYREASREIFQILSTITPLVQPVSIDEGYMDITDCEELGTPLEIAKQIQDTILDRLELPCSIGIAPNKFLAKMASDMKKPMGITVLRKRDLPSKLWPMPVGEMHGIGEKTAEKLNSINVYTIDELANADVLQLKGLLGINGERLQKRANGIDTRPVDPDAVSEFKSIGNSQTLPHDTTDDIEITKMLRKLSQKVSDRMDRKQVISRNIQIMIRYSDRRTITRSKQLQEYIETVDDIYHVAQKLWEEHWNQEPIRLLGVTAQHFIEKKEAGMQLNLFTYENEAKNEKLYTAIDHLTEKYGANPFKKLRPQDKANSSPTTSFQKDFLDDYKK from the coding sequence ATGTCAAAGTGGTATCCCAAAAATGGCCGTGTCATCTTTCATGTAGATATGAATAGTTTCTACGCATCTGTCGAAAGTGCGCGTAATCCTGATTTGAAAGGAAAACCACTTGCTATTGCTGGAAATCCAGAAGAGCGTAAAGGCATTGTTGTGACAAGTAGTTATGAAGCAAGGGCAAAAGGGGTTAAGACGACAATGCCTTTGTGGGAAGCTAAGCGTTTATGTCCTGAATTAACGGTAATGCGCCCAAATTTTGAACGTTACCGAGAAGCTTCTCGTGAAATCTTTCAAATTCTCTCGACTATCACTCCCCTTGTACAACCAGTTTCCATTGACGAAGGTTATATGGATATTACAGATTGTGAGGAGTTAGGTACTCCACTTGAAATAGCTAAACAAATTCAAGATACCATTTTGGATAGATTGGAGTTGCCTTGTAGTATCGGAATTGCTCCAAATAAATTTTTAGCCAAGATGGCTTCTGATATGAAGAAACCGATGGGGATTACCGTTTTACGTAAAAGAGATCTCCCATCAAAGCTTTGGCCTATGCCTGTAGGAGAAATGCATGGAATTGGAGAGAAAACAGCCGAAAAGCTAAATTCTATCAATGTCTACACAATTGATGAACTTGCTAATGCAGACGTTTTACAGTTGAAAGGACTTCTGGGTATTAACGGTGAGCGTCTACAAAAGCGTGCAAATGGTATAGACACTAGACCTGTTGATCCGGACGCTGTATCAGAATTCAAAAGTATCGGGAACTCGCAAACGTTACCCCATGATACGACGGATGATATCGAGATTACAAAAATGCTCCGAAAATTATCGCAGAAAGTTTCGGATCGCATGGATCGAAAACAAGTGATATCCAGGAACATTCAAATTATGATAAGGTATTCAGATCGTCGTACCATAACAAGAAGTAAACAACTTCAAGAGTATATTGAAACGGTAGACGATATATATCATGTGGCACAAAAACTATGGGAAGAACATTGGAATCAAGAACCCATACGCCTATTGGGCGTGACTGCTCAGCACTTTATTGAGAAAAAAGAAGCGGGGATGCAATTAAATTTGTTCACCTATGAAAATGAAGCTAAAAATGAAAAACTTTACACAGCAATTGATCACTTAACCGAAAAATACGGAGCGAATCCTTTCAAAAAACTACGACCACAAGATAAGGCAAATAGCTCGCCCACCACAAGTTTTCAAAAGGATTTTCTAGACGACTATAAAAAATAA
- a CDS encoding ABC transporter ATP-binding protein, producing the protein MKYINIHISNYSIGVERMSIELTDVNKIYRSGEVEVHALKKASIEVPDKQIVAILGPSGSGKSTLLNVIGGIDRHDSGTIKIDLDLLDDMTDKTLTEYRRHTLGFIFQQYNLIPTLTVQENVEVGRQLSQNPLNMQDILEKVGMLDKKDKFPFQLSGGEQQRVAIARALVKNPRLLLCDEPTGALDEETGKKILSLLKYVNETFGTTVCIITHNNGIGEMAHKVIRMKSGEIIDTYENDAPMNPEKVSWV; encoded by the coding sequence ATGAAATATATTAATATTCATATTTCAAATTATAGTATTGGGGTTGAGCGTATGAGTATTGAACTAACAGACGTCAACAAAATCTACAGAAGTGGTGAAGTGGAGGTACATGCATTAAAGAAGGCTTCCATTGAAGTACCGGATAAGCAAATAGTCGCAATCTTAGGCCCTTCTGGATCGGGGAAATCTACGTTGTTAAATGTCATTGGTGGAATTGACCGACATGATAGTGGCACGATTAAAATCGATCTAGACCTACTTGATGACATGACAGATAAAACGTTAACAGAATACCGTCGGCATACGTTAGGTTTCATCTTTCAACAATACAATTTAATCCCTACACTAACGGTTCAAGAAAATGTGGAAGTAGGTAGGCAACTTAGTCAGAACCCCTTGAATATGCAAGATATATTAGAAAAAGTAGGAATGTTGGATAAAAAAGATAAGTTTCCATTTCAGTTAAGTGGTGGAGAGCAACAACGAGTAGCAATTGCTCGCGCTCTTGTGAAGAATCCTCGTCTATTGTTATGTGATGAACCTACAGGAGCTTTGGATGAGGAGACAGGGAAAAAAATCCTTAGTCTCTTGAAGTATGTAAATGAAACGTTCGGTACAACAGTTTGTATTATTACGCATAACAACGGTATTGGGGAAATGGCCCACAAAGTTATTCGAATGAAAAGTGGAGAAATCATTGATACGTATGAAAATGATGCACCTATGAATCCGGAAAAGGTGAGTTGGGTATGA
- a CDS encoding ABC transporter permease, producing the protein MTLWKSIIRHMKEKKFQYIGVTLLLVISIMLYVSLSMAISTLDNRNQEFKQTYNQEDFHFIVASSIDDGQLKDWEERFNLTLEKRMYTDVTYQEDTTLRLFSKSDSVNTPYISEGEMPSGDNEVAISSVFAKEHNLSVGEKINVNSQTITVTGFVYLPDYIYILERESDLINDPNSFGIGIGSQDVIQSLSSKTITQILGANGTKENISSLKEAVTSNFSLLKWLNAKDNPRIEFVESEIQGARATVTTLPLFILALSVMMVLMIMKRQIEMQRKEIGTLMALGYRKGELRRHYMMHAGFIGVVGSITGIVIGTALSIPITNLYSEYYNLPRISYFDWDTSVLLVGFIVPNVILLFMTYLVIKKPLTQSPLALLSPKDMSTGKKSWLENLPFFHKGTFMSRFRLRLLIRSKARALYILLGIMFSTILLIFGFISYNAMGILIDTTYKEIYQYDYAVYYNTLQQDEVEEGSSTFTAGEINVKNENGANRKAVDQKATIYGIKPETDQVQLLNDEEKVVNLKAKQGFIISQPLATVLGIKEGDQLTIGNAYNEETITREITGVSNVYIGHAIYYEKSNVNDFLGYPKEVYNAKWTNEEPTQEESILFIEDKRDMIENFESTSSLMRYSIFGISAFAFFIGVIVLTLITNLIVEENSPSISLFKVMGYTDKEISKLVVNIYTPLVVLAYIISVPIGVLAIDQMMASLVEQTGFSLPVKLTWPMIGIGFVIIMVTYYVSLFFSRKKVTKVSLQEALKKQQD; encoded by the coding sequence ATGACACTATGGAAAAGTATTATAAGGCATATGAAAGAAAAGAAATTTCAATACATTGGGGTTACATTACTATTAGTAATTTCAATAATGTTATATGTCTCTTTATCCATGGCAATTTCTACCTTAGATAATCGTAATCAAGAGTTTAAACAAACGTATAACCAAGAAGATTTTCATTTTATCGTGGCAAGCAGTATAGACGATGGTCAATTAAAGGATTGGGAAGAACGATTCAACCTAACGTTAGAAAAAAGAATGTACACTGATGTAACGTATCAAGAAGATACAACATTAAGATTATTTTCAAAATCTGACTCGGTGAATACCCCGTATATTTCTGAGGGTGAAATGCCATCAGGGGATAATGAAGTAGCCATATCCTCTGTGTTCGCTAAGGAACATAATCTTTCAGTTGGTGAAAAGATTAACGTGAATAGTCAAACGATTACTGTAACAGGATTTGTGTACTTACCAGATTATATCTATATTCTTGAACGAGAAAGCGACTTAATCAATGATCCTAACTCTTTTGGGATTGGTATTGGTTCACAGGATGTCATTCAATCTTTATCATCTAAAACGATAACTCAGATATTAGGAGCAAATGGAACGAAAGAAAATATTTCATCTTTAAAGGAAGCAGTCACCAGTAATTTTTCTCTTCTAAAATGGTTAAATGCAAAGGACAATCCTCGTATTGAGTTTGTTGAATCTGAAATCCAAGGAGCAAGAGCGACGGTTACCACATTACCATTATTTATATTAGCCTTATCCGTAATGATGGTGTTAATGATTATGAAACGTCAAATCGAGATGCAACGAAAAGAGATCGGTACACTGATGGCTCTCGGATATCGAAAAGGTGAGTTGCGTCGCCACTACATGATGCATGCTGGTTTTATAGGGGTAGTGGGTTCTATTACTGGCATAGTAATAGGTACAGCACTATCCATTCCTATCACAAACCTATACTCTGAATATTACAATTTACCAAGAATTTCTTATTTTGATTGGGATACGAGTGTGCTCTTGGTAGGATTTATTGTTCCAAACGTTATCTTATTATTCATGACGTATCTAGTTATCAAAAAACCGTTAACACAGTCACCTTTAGCATTACTGAGTCCGAAAGATATGTCTACAGGAAAGAAATCATGGCTAGAAAATCTTCCTTTTTTTCATAAGGGTACATTCATGTCACGATTTCGCCTACGCCTACTTATCAGAAGTAAAGCGAGAGCATTATATATCTTGCTTGGGATAATGTTTTCAACCATATTACTAATCTTTGGTTTTATTTCCTACAATGCAATGGGAATCCTAATTGATACGACTTATAAGGAAATTTATCAATATGATTATGCCGTATATTATAATACATTGCAGCAAGATGAAGTGGAAGAGGGGAGTAGCACATTTACCGCTGGTGAAATAAATGTGAAGAACGAGAATGGAGCAAATAGGAAAGCAGTAGATCAAAAAGCTACAATATATGGTATTAAACCTGAAACAGACCAGGTTCAGTTATTAAATGATGAAGAAAAGGTTGTAAATCTAAAAGCCAAACAAGGTTTTATCATCAGTCAACCGTTAGCAACCGTATTGGGAATAAAAGAAGGCGACCAACTTACAATAGGAAATGCCTACAATGAAGAAACGATTACAAGAGAGATAACAGGGGTTTCGAATGTCTATATTGGTCATGCTATTTATTATGAAAAATCTAATGTGAATGACTTTTTAGGTTATCCTAAAGAAGTTTATAATGCAAAATGGACGAATGAAGAGCCAACTCAAGAAGAGTCTATCCTATTTATAGAGGATAAAAGAGATATGATCGAAAACTTTGAGTCTACATCCTCTCTGATGAGGTATTCTATATTTGGGATTTCAGCTTTTGCGTTTTTTATAGGTGTAATTGTATTGACCTTGATTACAAATTTAATTGTCGAGGAGAACTCACCATCGATCTCCCTTTTCAAAGTAATGGGATACACAGACAAGGAAATATCCAAGTTAGTTGTGAACATTTATACACCACTTGTCGTGTTAGCTTATATCATATCAGTGCCAATTGGTGTGCTAGCTATTGATCAAATGATGGCATCCCTTGTTGAGCAAACAGGGTTCTCCTTACCGGTGAAGCTAACGTGGCCAATGATTGGTATAGGATTTGTTATCATCATGGTAACCTACTATGTGTCGCTATTTTTCTCCAGAAAGAAAGTGACGAAAGTTTCCTTACAAGAAGCTTTAAAAAAACAACAAGATTAA
- a CDS encoding homoserine dehydrogenase, with the protein MTIKIAILGLGTVGQGVYETLLSHDQYISEKLGTDTELVGVLVNDSLKQRNLPNHIPITTNYHDILSKDVDVIIEATVGDHPAFEYLSQAIQKGIHVITANKAMFARYGKQLIEKATENQVHIGYEATTASGTPILRTLKQLLQVNQIEKMEAILNGTSNYILTEMTMNHTTFEEALVQAQEKGFAEANPSNDVDGNDAFYKSMILSQLVYDLQPNWEDVYREGIGEISNEQIQHAAQRGQKIKHIATVEMRNGEVAASIQPMQIDDEHPLYSVDGVNNGITVHTDLLGTFTLTGPGAGKLPTASAIIEDLVYVFHKEIKLEKQYIY; encoded by the coding sequence ATGACTATTAAGATAGCCATTCTGGGTCTTGGAACAGTTGGGCAAGGAGTGTATGAGACACTCCTTTCTCATGACCAATATATATCCGAAAAGTTAGGTACAGATACAGAGCTCGTAGGCGTACTCGTGAACGATTCTTTGAAACAACGCAATCTTCCAAACCACATACCAATTACAACAAATTACCATGATATTCTTTCTAAAGACGTGGATGTCATCATTGAAGCGACAGTTGGAGATCACCCAGCTTTTGAGTACCTATCCCAAGCAATTCAAAAAGGAATTCATGTCATTACAGCCAACAAAGCAATGTTTGCTCGTTATGGAAAACAATTAATAGAAAAAGCTACAGAGAATCAAGTTCATATAGGTTATGAAGCTACTACAGCTTCAGGCACGCCTATTTTGCGAACACTCAAGCAATTGTTACAGGTAAATCAAATCGAAAAGATGGAAGCTATATTAAACGGTACATCGAACTATATCCTCACTGAAATGACGATGAATCACACCACTTTTGAAGAAGCTTTAGTGCAAGCTCAGGAGAAGGGATTTGCAGAAGCAAATCCAAGTAATGATGTAGATGGAAATGATGCATTTTATAAGTCCATGATTTTAAGTCAATTGGTTTATGATCTACAACCAAATTGGGAGGATGTGTATCGAGAAGGAATAGGGGAAATCTCAAATGAACAGATTCAACATGCGGCCCAAAGAGGGCAGAAGATCAAGCATATTGCAACTGTTGAAATGCGTAATGGAGAAGTGGCTGCATCCATACAACCAATGCAAATTGATGATGAACATCCACTTTACAGCGTAGATGGTGTAAACAACGGTATTACTGTCCATACTGACCTTTTAGGAACCTTCACCCTTACAGGACCAGGCGCTGGTAAATTACCGACAGCCAGTGCCATCATTGAAGATCTAGTTTATGTTTTTCATAAAGAAATAAAGCTAGAAAAGCAGTATATTTACTAA